One Prevotella melaninogenica DNA window includes the following coding sequences:
- a CDS encoding ABC-F family ATP-binding cassette domain-containing protein: protein MISIDGLTVEFGVKPLFKDVSFVINERDRIALVGKNGAGKSTMLKILCGMQKPTSGVVSVPNDTTIGYLPQVMKLSDDTTVKEETRKAFADKTKIEERLKKMEQEMAERTDYESEGYAELVERFTTEHERYMMMGGENYEAEIERTLTGLGFSRDDFDRPTREFSGGWRMRIELAKILLRRPDVLLLDEPTNHLDIESIQWLEQFLAQSAKAVVLVSHDRAFVNNVTNRTLEITCGHVEDYRVKYDEYLVLRKERREQQLRAYENQQKEIADTKAFIERFRYQATKAVQVQQRIRQLEKIVPIEVDEVDNSAMRLKFPPCLRSGDYPVIAEGLGKTYPSRLHSDGPGQTVFEGVDLIIKRGEKVAFVGKNGEGKSTFVKCIMGEIPFDGTLKIGHNVQIGYFAQNQAQLLDENLTIYETIDRVATGDMRLRINDLLGAFMFGGETSEKYVKVLSGGERSRLAMIKLLLEPVNLLILDEPTNHLDIASKEVLKEAIKAFDGTAIIVSHDREFLDGLVSKVYEFGGGKVREHLGGIYDWLRSPLQLPRKGESAENLSLTSSKSNNNQNVSPLPSEGSGEASGEALSYAERKELQKKIRKAQRAVDESEAKIAKLEARKSELDELLMAPENASNMELVTEYTNLQRELDEENERWMVLSEELETLNFEL from the coding sequence ATGATATCAATAGACGGACTAACGGTGGAATTCGGTGTGAAGCCATTGTTTAAGGATGTTTCATTCGTCATCAATGAACGAGACAGGATAGCCTTGGTGGGAAAGAACGGTGCGGGAAAGTCAACGATGCTGAAGATTCTCTGTGGGATGCAGAAGCCTACGAGCGGAGTTGTGTCTGTACCGAACGATACGACAATCGGTTATCTCCCACAGGTGATGAAGCTTTCTGACGATACGACCGTGAAGGAAGAGACGCGTAAGGCTTTCGCTGACAAGACGAAGATTGAAGAGAGACTCAAGAAGATGGAGCAGGAAATGGCTGAGCGAACTGACTATGAGAGTGAGGGATACGCAGAGTTAGTGGAACGCTTTACAACTGAGCATGAACGATACATGATGATGGGAGGAGAGAATTATGAGGCTGAGATAGAGCGTACGCTGACGGGTCTCGGATTCAGCCGTGATGACTTCGATCGCCCTACACGTGAGTTCTCTGGCGGATGGCGTATGCGTATCGAGCTGGCGAAGATTCTTCTCCGTCGTCCGGACGTACTCCTATTAGATGAGCCAACGAACCACCTTGACATTGAGTCAATTCAATGGTTGGAGCAATTCCTTGCCCAAAGTGCTAAGGCTGTAGTACTGGTTAGTCACGACCGAGCATTTGTTAATAATGTAACGAACCGTACGCTTGAGATAACCTGTGGCCATGTGGAAGACTATCGGGTGAAGTATGACGAGTATCTTGTCCTTAGGAAAGAACGTCGCGAACAGCAGCTTCGTGCCTATGAGAACCAACAGAAGGAGATTGCCGACACTAAGGCGTTTATCGAACGGTTCCGTTATCAGGCTACGAAAGCCGTACAGGTGCAGCAACGCATCCGTCAGTTGGAGAAGATAGTACCCATAGAAGTGGATGAGGTGGACAATTCGGCTATGCGCCTGAAGTTTCCTCCATGTCTGAGAAGTGGAGACTATCCAGTCATTGCAGAGGGCTTGGGGAAGACTTATCCAAGTAGACTGCATAGTGACGGACCGGGTCAGACGGTCTTTGAGGGTGTCGACCTTATTATTAAAAGAGGTGAGAAAGTGGCCTTCGTCGGTAAGAACGGTGAGGGAAAGTCTACCTTCGTGAAGTGTATCATGGGTGAGATACCATTTGATGGTACGCTGAAGATAGGGCATAACGTGCAAATTGGTTATTTCGCACAGAACCAGGCACAACTGTTAGACGAGAACCTTACGATCTATGAAACTATCGATAGGGTGGCTACAGGAGACATGCGTCTGAGGATAAACGACCTCCTCGGTGCGTTTATGTTTGGTGGAGAGACGTCAGAGAAGTATGTTAAAGTACTCTCAGGAGGTGAGCGTTCGCGCTTAGCGATGATTAAGCTATTGCTTGAACCAGTAAACCTTCTTATCCTTGATGAGCCTACTAACCACCTCGACATAGCCTCAAAGGAAGTGTTGAAGGAGGCCATTAAGGCCTTTGACGGTACGGCAATCATCGTGAGCCACGACCGTGAGTTCCTCGATGGACTGGTAAGTAAGGTCTATGAGTTCGGTGGTGGTAAGGTGAGAGAGCATTTAGGGGGTATCTATGATTGGTTGAGGAGCCCCCTCCAACTCCCCCGAAAGGGGGAGAGTGCAGAGAACCTCTCACTAACATCATCAAAATCTAATAATAACCAAAATGTTTCTCCCCTCCCTTCGGAGGGGTCGGGGGAGGCTTCGGGTGAGGCCCTATCCTACGCTGAACGCAAAGAGCTACAGAAGAAGATTCGTAAGGCTCAGCGTGCTGTGGACGAGTCTGAGGCTAAGATAGCAAAGTTGGAAGCACGTAAGAGCGAACTTGATGAACTCCTGATGGCTCCCGAAAATGCCTCAAATATGGAACTCGTGACGGAATATACCAACCTTCAGCGTGAACTCGATGAGGAAAACGAACGATGGATGGTGCTCTCAGAAGAGCTTGAGACTTTGAACTTTGAACTTTGA
- a CDS encoding M13 family metallopeptidase, whose translation MRIKKLLPMMLLASAPFTAMAQGQAGIKAENLDKSVRPADDFFTFATGGWQKLNPLPGAFSRFGSFDQLQENNNKRINTILTDLLKKQGKEGSTERKLGDFYKLAMDSVRRNKEGVSPVKPLLSEMENAKTLSDLRALQLKYASFGYGVPMGYSFEADEKNAKMNILLIYQDGLSLGQKEYYLDNDKATTDIRNAFRQFIANMFRLYGFSDTQAAAKRDAVMRYETMLALISKSRTELRDVEANYNKMTLSEFKEKYPNIPLEQLANAEGIKSEYIQTMVVCQPAFLAGVDKLTSTETADELRARMEWNAILASANYLSDDVRAEYFNFFSKTMRGTKEDYPRWKRATQQVEKQMGEALGRIYCERYFPATSKKRMEDLIKNLEVSLAERIKAQDWMSEATKKAALEKLSTFYVKVGYPNKWKDLSQLTIDPSKSYYENVQTCQKFWAEDAIKEKAGKPVDKDKWLMTPQTVNAYYNPTTNEICFPAGILQYPFFDPKADDAFNYGAIGVVIGHEMTHGFDDQGRHYDKDGNMTDWWTEEDGKNFEARTGKYADFFSAIKVLPDLNANGKLTLGENLADHGGLEVAFNAFEKTPEAKKGKVIMGFTPEQRFFIAYAGVWANNITEAEIRSRVKSDPHSLGEWRVNGALPHINAWYKAFGVKEGDKLFIPENERLKLW comes from the coding sequence ATGCGTATCAAAAAACTTTTACCAATGATGCTCCTTGCATCTGCTCCCTTTACCGCTATGGCACAGGGACAAGCAGGTATCAAGGCAGAGAATCTCGACAAGTCGGTGCGTCCGGCTGACGATTTCTTCACGTTTGCCACAGGTGGATGGCAGAAACTCAATCCACTTCCTGGTGCCTTCTCACGCTTCGGCTCGTTCGATCAGCTACAGGAGAACAACAACAAGCGTATCAACACAATCCTCACTGATCTGCTAAAGAAGCAGGGTAAGGAAGGGTCAACAGAAAGAAAGTTAGGCGACTTCTATAAGCTCGCTATGGACTCAGTGCGCCGTAACAAGGAAGGCGTAAGTCCTGTTAAGCCTCTGCTCAGTGAGATGGAGAATGCAAAGACTCTGTCTGACCTTCGTGCCCTTCAGCTGAAGTATGCAAGCTTCGGCTATGGTGTGCCAATGGGCTACTCTTTTGAGGCTGACGAGAAGAATGCGAAGATGAATATCCTCCTTATCTATCAGGACGGACTGAGCCTCGGACAAAAGGAGTACTATCTTGATAATGATAAGGCTACGACAGACATCCGTAATGCCTTCCGCCAGTTCATTGCTAATATGTTCCGCCTCTATGGCTTCTCTGATACACAGGCTGCGGCTAAGCGTGATGCTGTGATGCGTTATGAGACAATGTTGGCTTTGATCTCAAAGAGCCGTACGGAGTTACGTGACGTGGAGGCTAACTATAACAAGATGACACTCAGCGAGTTTAAGGAGAAGTATCCTAATATCCCACTTGAGCAGTTGGCAAACGCTGAAGGTATTAAGAGCGAGTATATCCAGACGATGGTTGTATGTCAGCCAGCCTTCCTTGCAGGTGTTGACAAACTGACATCTACAGAGACTGCTGACGAACTCCGTGCACGTATGGAATGGAACGCAATCCTTGCTTCAGCTAACTATCTGAGTGATGATGTGCGTGCGGAATACTTCAACTTCTTCAGTAAGACGATGCGTGGTACAAAGGAAGACTATCCTCGTTGGAAGCGTGCTACACAGCAGGTGGAGAAGCAGATGGGTGAGGCGCTCGGCAGAATCTACTGTGAGCGTTACTTCCCAGCCACAAGCAAGAAGCGTATGGAAGACCTCATCAAGAACCTTGAGGTGAGTCTTGCTGAACGTATCAAGGCTCAGGACTGGATGAGTGAGGCTACTAAGAAGGCTGCACTTGAGAAACTCTCTACCTTCTATGTAAAGGTGGGTTACCCTAACAAATGGAAGGACTTGAGCCAGCTTACGATTGACCCTTCAAAGTCATATTATGAAAATGTGCAGACCTGCCAGAAGTTCTGGGCAGAGGATGCTATCAAGGAGAAAGCTGGTAAGCCAGTAGACAAGGATAAGTGGCTGATGACTCCTCAGACGGTGAATGCTTATTATAACCCTACGACGAATGAAATTTGCTTCCCTGCTGGTATCCTTCAGTATCCATTCTTCGACCCTAAGGCTGATGATGCCTTTAACTATGGTGCCATCGGTGTGGTAATTGGTCATGAGATGACACATGGATTCGATGACCAGGGACGCCATTATGACAAGGATGGTAATATGACAGACTGGTGGACAGAAGAGGATGGTAAGAATTTCGAGGCACGTACGGGTAAGTATGCTGACTTCTTTAGTGCTATCAAGGTATTGCCTGACCTCAATGCAAATGGTAAACTCACATTGGGTGAGAACCTTGCTGACCACGGTGGTCTTGAGGTGGCTTTCAATGCTTTTGAGAAGACACCAGAGGCAAAGAAGGGCAAGGTCATTATGGGCTTTACTCCAGAACAGCGTTTCTTCATCGCTTATGCAGGCGTATGGGCAAACAATATCACTGAGGCTGAAATCCGCAGTCGTGTGAAGAGTGATCCTCACTCTCTTGGCGAGTGGCGTGTGAATGGCGCTCTGCCTCATATCAATGCGTGGTATAAGGCATTCGGCGTGAAGGAGGGTGATAAGCTCTTCATTCCTGAGAATGAGCGTTTGAAGCTGTGGTAA
- a CDS encoding HU family DNA-binding protein, which translates to MKIRLVPKKNPQKREEVKFYANPVNVGRKTLDDIARDISGRSSLTRGDISNVLYNFIDCLPHYLRDGFSIQLGEFGSMRVTLSSKGAESEKAFKTETIKPRVVFTPGTELKRELTANSYESLRKKEEEEEEDKKKKEKEKEKKEKEGGGPVAG; encoded by the coding sequence ATGAAAATTCGTTTAGTACCAAAGAAAAATCCGCAGAAGCGGGAGGAAGTGAAGTTTTATGCTAATCCAGTAAACGTGGGCCGTAAAACGTTGGATGATATTGCGCGTGACATTTCGGGTCGCTCATCGCTGACACGTGGTGATATATCGAACGTGTTGTATAACTTCATTGATTGTTTGCCCCATTATCTCCGTGATGGTTTTAGTATTCAGTTGGGCGAGTTCGGTTCAATGCGTGTCACGTTGTCGAGCAAAGGGGCGGAATCGGAAAAGGCTTTTAAGACTGAGACGATTAAGCCGCGTGTGGTCTTTACGCCAGGAACAGAATTGAAACGTGAACTGACTGCAAATTCCTATGAATCGTTGAGGAAGAAAGAAGAAGAAGAGGAGGAGGATAAGAAGAAGAAGGAAAAGGAAAAGGAAAAGAAAGAGAAAGAAGGAGGAGGACCAGTGGCGGGATAA
- a CDS encoding homoserine O-succinyltransferase, whose protein sequence is MPLRLPDGLPAIEILKRENIFVVDSSYAYMQDKHPLRIVILNLMPFKATTETDFIRILSNSPLLLDISFMKLKSHTSSHTPAEHIDRFYHMLEELSEEKIDGLIVTGAPVEGIPFEEVDYWTELQEIFNWTRDNVRSTLYICWAAQAGLYHFYDIPKYPLPKKMFGIFPTIPLKPEQPLFRGFDDVFRMPQSRHTEVRREDIEQVDDLEIIAESEESGVSIVRSRSRREFFITGHLEYAPNTLDTEYHRDLGKRDDVEVPKYYYREDNPTKGPLVTWRSHANLLFMNWVNWVVGGE, encoded by the coding sequence ATGCCTCTAAGATTACCCGACGGACTTCCAGCCATAGAAATATTAAAGCGTGAGAACATTTTTGTAGTGGATAGTTCATATGCGTACATGCAGGATAAGCATCCACTCCGCATTGTCATACTCAATCTTATGCCGTTCAAAGCTACGACTGAGACTGATTTCATACGTATTCTTTCCAATAGTCCGCTATTGTTGGATATCAGCTTTATGAAGCTCAAGAGTCATACTTCCAGCCATACGCCTGCGGAACATATTGACCGTTTCTATCATATGCTTGAAGAACTCAGTGAGGAGAAGATAGACGGATTGATAGTCACTGGTGCTCCTGTCGAGGGAATTCCTTTCGAGGAGGTAGACTATTGGACAGAACTACAGGAGATATTCAATTGGACACGTGATAATGTGCGTTCAACGCTTTACATCTGTTGGGCGGCACAGGCTGGGCTCTATCATTTCTATGATATTCCAAAATATCCTTTGCCTAAGAAGATGTTTGGTATCTTCCCTACGATTCCTTTAAAACCCGAACAGCCTCTCTTCCGTGGCTTTGATGATGTCTTCCGTATGCCTCAGAGCCGTCATACTGAGGTAAGGCGTGAGGACATTGAGCAGGTTGACGACCTCGAAATCATTGCTGAATCGGAGGAGAGTGGAGTCTCTATCGTAAGGTCACGTAGTAGACGTGAGTTCTTTATTACAGGTCATTTGGAGTATGCCCCCAACACACTCGACACAGAATATCACCGTGACCTTGGTAAGCGTGACGATGTTGAAGTCCCGAAGTATTATTACCGTGAGGATAATCCAACGAAAGGTCCACTTGTCACTTGGCGTTCACACGCTAATTTACTGTTTATGAATTGGGTAAATTGGGTGGTAGGTGGTGAATGA
- a CDS encoding peptidase U32 family protein, with product MQSSTPNTQHPTPITIELLAPAKNLECGMAAIEHGADAVYIGASRFGARQSAGNSVEDIGKLCEYAHRYGATVHVTINTIIYNDEFEETLDLVRELVDVGVDAFLLQDMGLMSKVREIVPDTVALHASTQCDTRTWEKAQWLSQQGFDRVVLARELSAEEINDIHKRLPELELEAFVHGALCVSYSGVCYVSQYSFGRSANRGACAQFCRLAFDLKDSDGKTIEHQRHLLSLKDMSQIDNLETLMRSGACAFKIEGRLKDINYVKNVVSAYSKRIDEIISKHPGEFRRASLGRVRYSFTPDLKKTFNRGYTNYFLKGRQADIFSPDTPKALGEFVGRVKEIRRDSFNVSSTANFANGDGLCFLSRDTDSQSTRLEGFRVNRAVENRLYPFKMPRGLKPGMELYRNQDQAFDKELSGKTAERKIAIKIWFGTSPNPSKGGECLTDSHGTIWAKAEVIGRANPNQASNERISNEHPVRLSPPLGGAGCGLQLAQKPQRDNIIRQLTKLGNTVYECSEVEIVDGADKYFIPSSILAELRRMVVEELDKQILNMQRVTIHRKSVDKVSDHKPHISMVNPSQYQQLPYLYNISNDAARKFYEQQGLPKAEPAFEIQYPTGATNGSDSSNKAFSIKGDKEVVSHLLMQCRHCIRYSLGYCVKRGGQKPTWREPLFLELPDKRRFRLEFDCKNCQMNVCNVT from the coding sequence ATGCAATCATCAACACCCAACACTCAACACCCAACACCCATCACAATCGAACTCCTTGCCCCAGCCAAGAACCTTGAATGTGGAATGGCTGCTATAGAACACGGAGCAGATGCCGTATATATCGGTGCTTCCCGATTCGGAGCACGTCAGTCTGCAGGCAATAGTGTGGAGGATATCGGCAAGCTATGTGAGTATGCTCACCGCTATGGTGCCACGGTTCACGTGACCATCAATACGATTATCTATAACGATGAGTTTGAAGAGACACTTGATTTGGTACGTGAATTGGTGGACGTTGGTGTAGATGCCTTCCTCCTGCAGGATATGGGTTTGATGAGTAAGGTAAGGGAGATAGTGCCTGATACGGTAGCTCTCCACGCCAGTACACAATGTGATACACGCACATGGGAGAAGGCTCAATGGCTGAGTCAGCAGGGTTTTGACCGTGTCGTACTTGCTCGCGAACTGTCTGCTGAAGAGATAAATGACATCCATAAGCGTTTGCCAGAGCTTGAGTTGGAAGCCTTCGTACACGGTGCATTATGCGTAAGTTATAGTGGTGTATGTTATGTTTCCCAGTATAGTTTCGGTCGATCAGCCAATCGTGGTGCGTGTGCACAGTTCTGTCGATTGGCGTTTGATTTGAAAGATTCAGATGGAAAAACCATCGAACATCAGCGCCATCTTCTCTCACTGAAGGATATGAGTCAGATAGATAACCTTGAAACACTGATGCGTTCAGGGGCTTGTGCCTTTAAGATAGAGGGAAGACTGAAGGATATCAACTATGTGAAGAATGTCGTTTCGGCTTATAGTAAGCGCATTGATGAGATTATCAGCAAGCATCCAGGCGAGTTCCGTCGTGCTTCTTTGGGACGTGTGCGCTATTCGTTTACACCTGATTTGAAGAAGACTTTCAACCGTGGTTATACTAATTACTTCCTCAAGGGAAGACAGGCAGATATCTTCTCACCCGATACCCCTAAGGCATTGGGTGAGTTTGTTGGTCGTGTAAAGGAGATAAGACGAGATAGTTTTAACGTATCAAGTACTGCAAACTTTGCCAATGGTGACGGTCTGTGTTTCCTATCACGTGACACTGACAGTCAGTCAACACGTTTGGAAGGATTCCGTGTGAACCGTGCTGTTGAGAATAGGCTCTATCCTTTTAAGATGCCAAGAGGATTAAAGCCGGGTATGGAACTGTATCGTAATCAGGATCAAGCATTTGATAAGGAGTTAAGTGGGAAAACTGCTGAACGTAAGATTGCGATTAAGATTTGGTTTGGGACCTCCCCCAACCCCTCCAAAGGAGGGGAGTGCCTAACAGATAGTCATGGGACAATATGGGCAAAAGCAGAGGTGATAGGCAGGGCTAATCCAAATCAAGCATCTAACGAACGAATATCCAACGAACATCCCGTTAGGCTCTCCCCTCCCCTTGGAGGGGCTGGGTGTGGTCTTCAACTTGCCCAAAAGCCTCAACGTGATAACATCATACGTCAGCTCACTAAATTGGGCAATACGGTATATGAATGTTCTGAGGTAGAGATAGTTGACGGGGCTGATAAATACTTCATCCCAAGCAGTATTCTTGCCGAACTTCGTCGTATGGTGGTAGAGGAACTTGACAAACAGATACTGAATATGCAGCGTGTGACGATTCATCGGAAATCGGTGGATAAGGTGTCTGACCATAAACCACATATATCGATGGTGAATCCATCCCAATATCAGCAGTTACCTTATCTGTATAACATCTCCAATGATGCTGCCCGCAAGTTCTATGAACAGCAGGGATTACCCAAAGCAGAACCTGCTTTTGAGATTCAATATCCTACAGGTGCCACCAATGGTTCTGACTCATCAAACAAGGCATTCTCTATCAAGGGAGATAAAGAAGTGGTTTCTCACTTGTTAATGCAGTGCCGTCATTGCATTCGTTATTCGCTCGGCTATTGTGTTAAACGTGGTGGACAGAAACCTACTTGGCGTGAACCGCTCTTCCTCGAACTCCCTGATAAGCGTCGTTTCCGCTTAGAGTTCGACTGTAAGAACTGTCAGATGAATGTGTGCAACGTTACGTAA
- a CDS encoding zinc ribbon domain-containing protein, which produces MITNKWNPEGKEPAQTSITKKTNSCAGLRCGIVGGILLLLLSFLFTGCYHKKTPSSFRLPDSIQEAQISRRIEAEGDSILKDNDSDDIEWSGTRSKVDSLAFRVKHHYSQGFNFIVTADSLMLLRQQPEEAVNKMETDSFAVKNGKEVVVADIRILPIDKQDSVWVQIATEDYAFGWIHESRLLKQVDPADPISQFIATFSNIHLLIFLIVISIMAVGYLARKILKKNAHIVHFNDISSFYPTLLAVIVALSAAFYASIQLFAPETWREFYFHPSLNPFSQPILLNIFLVLVWAMLIIGIATIDDVRRLLKSGEALLYLSGLGAVCAVNYIIFSVLTLYYIGYPLLIAYIYYAFRIYLRKSSETYYCGNCGIRLHRKGRCPHCGAVNE; this is translated from the coding sequence ATGATTACGAATAAATGGAATCCCGAGGGAAAAGAACCTGCGCAGACTTCAATAACAAAGAAGACTAACAGCTGTGCTGGGCTACGCTGCGGTATCGTTGGAGGAATCCTCCTCTTACTACTTAGCTTCTTATTTACAGGCTGTTATCATAAGAAGACTCCTTCGTCTTTCCGCTTGCCTGATAGCATTCAAGAGGCACAGATTTCTCGGCGAATAGAAGCAGAAGGCGACTCCATTTTGAAAGATAATGACAGTGATGATATAGAATGGAGTGGCACACGAAGCAAGGTAGACTCCCTGGCTTTTCGTGTAAAACACCATTATTCGCAAGGGTTTAACTTTATTGTAACGGCAGATTCATTGATGCTTCTTCGTCAACAACCAGAAGAGGCTGTAAACAAGATGGAAACAGATTCCTTTGCTGTGAAGAATGGAAAAGAGGTTGTTGTGGCTGATATTCGTATACTTCCCATTGATAAGCAGGATTCTGTTTGGGTGCAGATTGCAACGGAAGACTATGCCTTTGGCTGGATTCATGAGTCTCGTCTGTTAAAACAAGTAGACCCAGCAGACCCGATTTCGCAGTTTATCGCTACGTTCTCAAACATTCACTTACTCATATTCTTGATTGTTATCTCAATCATGGCTGTAGGTTATTTAGCACGTAAGATATTGAAGAAGAACGCACACATCGTACATTTTAATGACATTAGTTCGTTTTATCCCACGCTGTTAGCCGTCATCGTGGCGCTTTCTGCAGCCTTCTATGCAAGCATTCAGCTCTTTGCACCCGAGACATGGCGTGAGTTCTACTTCCACCCTTCCCTTAATCCCTTCTCACAACCCATATTACTCAATATCTTCTTAGTTCTTGTCTGGGCTATGCTCATCATCGGTATCGCTACGATTGACGATGTACGAAGACTATTGAAGTCGGGAGAGGCCCTACTCTATCTTAGCGGTTTAGGTGCAGTATGTGCCGTCAATTACATCATTTTTTCTGTACTCACTTTATATTATATAGGTTATCCACTTCTCATTGCCTATATCTATTATGCCTTCCGCATCTATCTACGCAAGAGCAGTGAGACTTATTATTGCGGAAACTGTGGTATACGCCTACATAGAAAAGGAAGATGTCCACACTGTGGAGCTGTGAATGAGTAA